The following are from one region of the Staphylococcus argenteus genome:
- a CDS encoding aldo/keto reductase has protein sequence MEVKRFYNGNEMPQIGLGTFRVENDENCMKSVKHAIEQGYRSIDTAKVYGNEEQVGAGIRAGLESTGLNREDLFITSKLYFEDFGRNNVANAYHASLSRLGLSYLDLYLVHWPGTNEAIMIDTWKGMEDLYKNNEVGNIGVSNFEPEHLEALLAQVSIKPVINQVEFHPYLTQHKLKLYLEAQHIVMESWSPLMNAQILEDKTIIEIAKEVGKSAAQVVIRWNIQHGVVTIPKSVTPERITENINIFDFNLTDEQMMRIDALNQDRRIGPDPKTFEG, from the coding sequence ATGGAGGTTAAACGATTTTATAATGGGAACGAAATGCCACAAATTGGTTTAGGAACTTTTCGTGTTGAAAATGATGAAAATTGCATGAAAAGTGTTAAACATGCAATTGAGCAAGGATATCGTAGCATTGATACTGCAAAGGTGTATGGGAATGAAGAGCAAGTTGGGGCAGGTATTCGTGCTGGATTGGAATCGACTGGATTAAATAGGGAGGATTTATTCATTACTTCAAAATTATACTTTGAAGATTTTGGTAGAAACAATGTGGCCAATGCATACCACGCTAGTTTATCACGCCTTGGTTTATCATATTTAGATTTATATTTAGTACATTGGCCTGGTACAAATGAAGCAATCATGATTGATACATGGAAGGGCATGGAAGACCTATATAAAAATAATGAAGTAGGAAATATTGGTGTTAGCAATTTTGAGCCTGAACATTTGGAAGCATTGCTGGCACAAGTGTCAATTAAGCCGGTTATTAATCAAGTTGAATTTCATCCTTATTTAACACAACATAAATTAAAATTATACTTGGAAGCGCAACATATTGTGATGGAATCTTGGTCACCATTGATGAATGCACAAATATTAGAAGATAAAACAATTATAGAAATTGCTAAAGAAGTAGGGAAATCTGCGGCACAAGTAGTTATAAGATGGAACATACAGCATGGTGTAGTAACGATACCTAAATCTGTAACACCTGAAAGAATTACTGAAAACATAAATATATTCGATTTCAATTTAACAGATGAGCAAATGATGCGAATCGATGCCTTGAATCAAGATAGAAGAATTGGACCTGATCCAAAAACATTTGAAGGGTAA
- a CDS encoding nuclease-related domain-containing protein — MDLSSPVVIGLITAVVIALIFFVLFLVALGSKKKVKRQTEEKYEQQEQNIKKSHEEALEKERIQNKKTITKQQEDYNHMVSTKDREIDALKLFSKNHSEYVTDMRLIGIRERLVKEKRIRPEDMHIMANIFLPKDGFNNIERISHLVLTRTGLYIIDSQLLKGHVYNGISGGQFKDLPPMEQVFDTLDLDKSRPQTIVMDQNDDKRSLSFVNYSDQIEAIKQLAEDLQKQLGAKYTPTSILYFNPKNEGDVTISNYNQNSAVKVLVGAEQLDEFFNKFVFHGRIQYNVEDLQQMMDKIESFN; from the coding sequence ATGGATTTATCTTCACCGGTAGTCATTGGACTCATTACTGCAGTAGTCATTGCATTAATCTTTTTTGTCCTTTTCTTAGTTGCCTTAGGTAGTAAGAAAAAAGTTAAGCGACAAACAGAAGAAAAGTATGAACAACAAGAACAAAACATTAAAAAGTCTCATGAAGAAGCTTTAGAGAAAGAGCGTATTCAAAATAAAAAGACAATTACAAAACAACAAGAAGATTATAATCACATGGTTAGTACAAAAGATCGTGAGATTGACGCATTAAAATTGTTCTCGAAAAATCATAGTGAATATGTAACGGACATGAGATTAATTGGTATTCGTGAAAGATTAGTTAAAGAAAAACGAATTCGACCAGAAGATATGCACATTATGGCAAATATCTTTTTACCAAAGGATGGCTTTAATAATATTGAACGTATTAGTCATTTAGTTTTAACTAGAACTGGACTTTATATAATTGATTCTCAATTGTTAAAAGGTCATGTTTATAATGGTATTAGTGGCGGTCAATTTAAAGATTTACCACCAATGGAACAAGTATTTGATACATTAGATTTAGATAAATCTAGACCGCAAACGATTGTGATGGATCAAAATGATGACAAACGTTCATTATCATTTGTAAATTATTCAGATCAAATTGAGGCGATTAAACAATTGGCTGAAGACTTACAAAAACAATTAGGTGCTAAATATACGCCGACTTCAATTTTATACTTTAATCCTAAAAATGAAGGTGACGTAACGATTTCAAATTATAATCAAAATAGCGCTGTAAAAGTACTTGTTGGTGCTGAACAATTAGATGAATTCTTTAACAAATTTGTATTCCATGGTCGTATTCAATACAATGTTGAAGACTTACAACAAATGATGGATAAAATCGAATCATTCAATTAA
- the metK gene encoding methionine adenosyltransferase — protein MLNNKRLFTSESVTEGHPDKIADQVSDAILDAILKDDPNARVACETTVTTGMALIAGEISTTTYVDIPKVVRETIKEIGYTRAKYGYDYETMAILTAIDEQSPDIAQGVDKALEYRDKDSEEEIEATGAGDQGLMFGYATNETETYMPLAIYLSHQLAKRLSDVRKDGTLNYLRPDGKVQVTVEYDENDNPVRIDTIVVSTQHAEDVTLEQIQEDIKAHVIYPTVPENLINEQTKFYINPTGRFVIGGPQGDAGLTGRKIIVDTYGGYARHGGGCFSGKDPTKVDRSAAYAARYVAKNIVAAGLADQCEVQLAYAIGVAEPVSIAIDTFGTGKVSESQLVEAVRKHFDLRPAGIIKMLDLKQPIYKQTAAYGHFGRTDVLFPWEKLDKVEELKDAVK, from the coding sequence ATGTTAAATAACAAACGATTATTTACTTCAGAGTCTGTTACAGAAGGACACCCAGATAAAATCGCTGACCAAGTGTCAGATGCAATATTAGATGCTATTTTAAAAGACGACCCAAATGCACGTGTAGCTTGTGAAACAACAGTTACAACAGGTATGGCATTAATCGCCGGCGAAATTTCTACAACAACATATGTTGATATTCCGAAAGTTGTTAGAGAAACAATTAAAGAAATTGGATACACAAGAGCAAAATATGGCTATGATTATGAAACGATGGCAATTTTAACTGCGATTGATGAACAATCACCTGACATTGCTCAAGGTGTGGATAAAGCGTTAGAATATCGTGACAAAGATAGTGAAGAAGAGATTGAAGCTACTGGTGCAGGTGACCAAGGTTTAATGTTTGGTTATGCAACAAACGAAACAGAAACGTATATGCCTTTAGCAATCTATCTATCACATCAACTAGCTAAACGTTTATCAGATGTGCGTAAAGATGGTACATTAAACTATTTACGTCCTGACGGTAAAGTTCAAGTTACTGTTGAATATGATGAAAATGATAACCCAGTACGTATTGATACGATTGTTGTTTCAACGCAACATGCTGAAGATGTGACACTAGAGCAAATTCAAGAAGACATTAAAGCACATGTCATTTATCCTACTGTTCCTGAAAACTTAATTAATGAACAAACTAAATTCTACATCAACCCTACAGGACGTTTTGTAATCGGTGGACCTCAAGGTGATGCTGGTTTAACAGGACGTAAAATTATTGTTGATACTTATGGAGGCTATGCACGTCATGGTGGCGGTTGCTTCAGTGGTAAGGATCCTACAAAAGTAGACCGTTCAGCTGCATATGCTGCACGTTATGTCGCTAAAAATATAGTAGCAGCAGGCTTAGCAGATCAATGTGAAGTTCAATTAGCATATGCCATTGGTGTTGCAGAACCAGTATCAATTGCAATTGATACATTTGGAACTGGAAAGGTTTCTGAAAGTCAACTTGTTGAAGCAGTAAGAAAGCACTTTGACTTAAGACCAGCTGGCATTATTAAAATGCTTGATTTGAAACAACCAATTTACAAACAAACTGCTGCTTATGGTCATTTTGGACGTACAGATGTATTATTCCCATGGGAAAAATTAGACAAAGTAGAAGAATTAAAAGACGCAGTTAAGTAA
- the pckA gene encoding phosphoenolpyruvate carboxykinase (ATP) has product MSVDTYTETTKIDKLLKKTTSHFQLSTTQLYNKILDNKEGVLTELGAVNASTGKYTGRSPKDKFFVSEPSYRDNIDWGDINQPIDEETFLKLYHKVLDYLDKKDELYVFKGYAGSDKDTMLKLTVINELAWHNLFAKNMFIRPESKEEATKIKPNFTIVSAPHFKADPEVDGTRSETFVIISFKHKVILIGGTEYAGEMKKGIFSVMNYLLPMQDIMSMHCSANVGEKGDVALFFGLSGTGKTTLSADPHRKLIGDDEHGWNKNGVFNIEGGCYAKAINLSKEKEPQIFDAIKYGAILENTVVAEDGSVDFEDNRYTENTRAAYPINHIDNIVVPSKAAHPNTIIFLTADAFGVIPPISKLNKDQAMYHFLSGFTSKLAGTERGVTEPEPSFSTCFGAPFFPLHPTVYADLLGELIDLHDVDVYLVNTGWTGGKYGVGRRISLHYTRQMVNQAISGKLKNAEYTKDSTFGLSIPVEIEDVPKTILNPINAWSDQEKYKAQAEDLIQRFEKNFEKFGKKVEHIAEKGSFNK; this is encoded by the coding sequence ATGTCAGTAGACACATACACTGAAACAACTAAAATTGACAAATTATTGAAAAAAACAACGTCACATTTTCAGCTTTCGACGACACAACTTTATAATAAAATTTTAGATAACAAAGAAGGCGTATTAACAGAACTTGGTGCTGTTAATGCAAGTACTGGTAAATACACTGGTCGCTCGCCTAAAGACAAATTTTTTGTCTCAGAACCTTCATATAGAGATAACATTGATTGGGGAGATATCAATCAACCTATCGATGAAGAAACTTTCTTGAAGTTATACCATAAAGTATTAGACTATTTAGATAAAAAAGATGAATTATATGTTTTCAAAGGTTACGCAGGTAGCGATAAAGATACAATGTTAAAACTTACAGTCATCAACGAATTAGCTTGGCATAATTTATTCGCTAAAAATATGTTTATCAGACCTGAATCGAAAGAAGAAGCTACGAAGATTAAACCAAACTTCACTATCGTTTCTGCCCCACATTTTAAAGCAGATCCAGAAGTAGATGGCACTAGATCTGAAACATTCGTCATTATTTCATTTAAACATAAAGTAATTTTAATCGGTGGTACTGAATATGCTGGCGAAATGAAAAAAGGTATCTTCTCTGTAATGAATTACTTATTACCGATGCAAGATATCATGAGTATGCATTGTTCAGCAAATGTTGGTGAAAAAGGCGATGTAGCATTATTCTTCGGTCTATCAGGCACTGGTAAAACAACATTATCAGCTGATCCACACCGCAAACTAATCGGTGATGATGAACACGGATGGAATAAAAACGGCGTATTTAATATTGAAGGTGGCTGCTATGCAAAAGCAATCAATCTTTCCAAAGAAAAAGAACCACAGATCTTTGACGCAATTAAATATGGTGCGATTTTAGAGAATACTGTCGTTGCTGAAGACGGTTCAGTAGACTTTGAAGACAATCGCTATACTGAAAATACACGTGCGGCTTATCCAATAAATCATATAGATAACATTGTGGTACCATCAAAAGCAGCACATCCAAATACAATCATTTTCTTGACTGCAGATGCATTTGGTGTGATTCCACCAATTTCTAAATTAAATAAAGATCAAGCTATGTATCACTTCTTAAGTGGTTTCACTTCTAAATTAGCTGGTACAGAACGTGGTGTCACAGAACCTGAACCATCATTCTCAACATGTTTCGGTGCACCATTCTTCCCGTTACACCCTACTGTTTATGCGGACTTACTAGGTGAACTTATCGATTTACATGATGTTGATGTTTATCTTGTTAATACTGGATGGACTGGTGGAAAATACGGTGTAGGTCGTAGAATCAGCTTACATTACACACGCCAAATGGTAAATCAAGCTATTTCAGGTAAATTAAAAAATGCTGAATATACAAAAGATAGTACTTTTGGTTTAAGTATTCCTGTTGAAATTGAAGATGTTCCTAAAACAATTTTAAATCCGATCAATGCTTGGAGCGATCAAGAGAAGTATAAAGCACAAGCAGAAGATTTAATTCAACGTTTTGAAAAGAATTTCGAAAAATTCGGTAAGAAAGTTGAACATATTGCCGAAAAAGGTAGCTTCAACAAATAA
- a CDS encoding alpha/beta hydrolase family protein, whose amino-acid sequence MPIESFTHHFEEVTYLSDDLKVKALMMTPYQNVKRIVVYLRGGKGQVGRVRAGRLMQFADDNTLVIGPYYRGNNGSEGRDEFYRGDLNDVTQLLRLLHGKYPQAFIHMIGFSRGGLQGLLTFQDLPVDSYIIWGGVSDIYLMYEERVDLRGMLRRMIGHPKKDRAAYEMRQAIPNINENSPPILIVHGGKDKQVGIQHAYHLAEQLELKGVMHETFYQMTEGHVPRPPAMVETLTYIKNFMSKVEKLRHFEV is encoded by the coding sequence ATGCCAATTGAATCTTTTACGCATCATTTTGAAGAAGTTACATATTTGTCAGATGATTTAAAAGTAAAAGCACTTATGATGACACCGTATCAAAATGTTAAAAGAATTGTAGTTTACTTGCGGGGTGGCAAAGGTCAAGTAGGACGTGTGCGCGCAGGTAGATTAATGCAATTTGCAGATGATAATACTCTAGTTATAGGACCTTATTATCGTGGCAACAATGGTAGTGAAGGTAGAGATGAATTTTATCGTGGGGATTTAAATGATGTGACACAATTATTAAGGTTGCTACATGGCAAATATCCACAAGCTTTTATTCATATGATTGGCTTTTCACGAGGCGGTTTACAAGGATTGCTAACGTTTCAAGATTTACCTGTAGATAGTTACATTATCTGGGGTGGAGTCTCAGATATTTATTTAATGTATGAAGAACGCGTTGATTTAAGAGGAATGCTTAGGAGAATGATTGGACACCCGAAAAAAGATAGAGCAGCATATGAAATGCGTCAGGCTATTCCAAATATAAATGAAAATAGTCCGCCAATTTTAATTGTACATGGAGGCAAAGATAAACAAGTTGGTATTCAACATGCGTATCATTTAGCGGAACAGCTTGAGTTAAAAGGTGTCATGCATGAAACATTTTATCAAATGACAGAAGGACATGTACCGAGACCGCCAGCCATGGTTGAAACATTGACTTATATTAAAAACTTTATGAGTAAAGTGGAGAAACTTAGGCACTTTGAAGTGTAA
- the ytkD gene encoding RNA deprotection pyrophosphohydrolase — protein sequence MKFRDKDNRQVNLTFKKDNEVADGNHVLAIPTFKNQLLFTKHNIRGIEFPGGKREHGESSIEAVTRELYEETGAKVKNIHYIAQYTIDTHEKTDFVKDVYFIEVESLVNKNDYLETAGPVLFKCINDIELTHQSFLLQDSTILKCVERVQSLGFYQT from the coding sequence GTGAAGTTTAGGGATAAAGATAATCGTCAAGTTAATTTGACATTTAAAAAGGATAATGAGGTAGCAGATGGCAATCATGTGCTAGCTATTCCAACGTTTAAAAATCAATTGCTTTTTACCAAACATAATATTAGAGGAATTGAATTCCCTGGTGGTAAAAGGGAACACGGGGAAAGTAGTATTGAAGCTGTAACGCGGGAATTGTATGAAGAAACAGGGGCCAAAGTTAAAAATATTCATTACATCGCACAATATACCATTGATACACATGAGAAAACTGATTTTGTGAAAGATGTATATTTTATCGAAGTTGAATCATTGGTAAATAAGAATGATTATTTAGAAACAGCAGGGCCAGTGTTGTTTAAATGTATCAATGATATCGAACTTACTCATCAAAGTTTCTTGCTTCAAGATAGTACCATTTTAAAATGTGTGGAGAGGGTGCAATCACTTGGATTTTATCAAACGTAA
- the yidD gene encoding membrane protein insertion efficiency factor YidD has protein sequence MKKIFLAMIHFYQRFISPLTPPTCRFYPTCSEYTREAIQYHGAFKGLYLGIRRILKCHPLHKGGFDPVPLKKDKSTSKHSHKHHH, from the coding sequence ATGAAAAAGATATTTTTGGCGATGATTCATTTTTATCAACGTTTCATTTCGCCACTTACTCCACCAACTTGTCGTTTTTATCCAACATGTTCAGAGTACACTAGAGAAGCGATTCAATACCACGGTGCTTTCAAAGGCCTTTATTTAGGCATCCGTCGTATTTTAAAATGTCATCCGCTTCATAAAGGTGGCTTTGACCCTGTTCCTTTAAAAAAAGACAAGTCAACAAGTAAACATTCGCATAAACATCATCATTAA
- the menC gene encoding o-succinylbenzoate synthase yields the protein MKLTALHFYKFSEPFKSQIVTPKVTLTHRDCLFIEIIDDKGYSYFGECNAFPTDWYNFETIDSVKEALQQWFIGIKNKSFESYEAALELLAPLEDTPAARATIVMALYQMFHTLPSFSVAYGATASGLSNKQLAALKTTKPARIKLKWTPQIMDQIKTLRELDFHFQLVVDANESLTRQDMTELKLLAREQVLYIEEPFKEISMLDDVVDGTIPPIALDEKATSLSSILNLIELYDVDVVVLKPFRLGGIDRVQTAMDTLKKYGVKVVIGGMYEYGLSRYFTAMIARKGDYPGDVTPAGYYFEQDVVEHSGILKEGRLEFRPPRVDITQLKPY from the coding sequence GTGAAATTGACGGCTTTGCATTTTTATAAATTTAGTGAACCGTTTAAGTCGCAAATTGTAACGCCGAAAGTCACTTTAACGCATCGTGATTGTTTGTTTATTGAGATAATTGATGATAAAGGCTATTCATATTTCGGTGAATGTAATGCTTTTCCAACAGATTGGTATAATTTTGAAACGATTGATTCAGTAAAAGAAGCACTTCAACAATGGTTTATAGGTATTAAAAATAAATCATTCGAATCGTATGAAGCGGCACTTGAATTATTGGCACCTTTGGAAGATACACCTGCTGCAAGAGCAACTATAGTGATGGCATTGTATCAAATGTTTCACACATTACCTTCATTTTCAGTAGCATATGGAGCGACAGCGAGTGGCTTATCAAATAAACAACTAGCGGCCTTGAAAACAACAAAGCCTGCCAGAATTAAGTTAAAGTGGACGCCTCAAATCATGGATCAAATTAAAACGTTACGGGAATTAGACTTTCACTTTCAATTAGTTGTAGATGCAAATGAGTCATTGACCCGTCAAGATATGACAGAGTTAAAGTTATTAGCGCGTGAACAAGTTCTTTATATCGAAGAGCCATTTAAAGAAATTTCAATGCTTGATGATGTAGTGGATGGAACAATACCTCCAATAGCCCTTGATGAAAAGGCGACGTCACTGTCGTCCATTCTTAATTTGATAGAACTATATGATGTGGATGTTGTCGTATTAAAACCATTTCGACTTGGTGGCATTGATAGGGTGCAAACGGCAATGGATACTTTGAAAAAGTACGGTGTGAAGGTAGTGATTGGTGGCATGTACGAATATGGTTTGAGCCGTTATTTTACAGCGATGATTGCTCGCAAAGGTGATTATCCAGGAGATGTTACACCAGCAGGTTATTATTTTGAACAAGATGTAGTTGAACATTCAGGCATATTAAAAGAGGGACGACTCGAATTTCGTCCCCCTAGGGTAGATATTACTCAATTAAAACCATATTAA
- the menE gene encoding o-succinylbenzoate--CoA ligase, with amino-acid sequence MDFGLYKQAKQNGQHIAITDGQVSYTYRDLYLKAYHVANKLRTYQQSRVGLYIDNSIQSVILIHACWLANIEIAMINTRLTPNEMTNQMRSIDVKLIFCTLPLNLEGFQIVSLDDIEFPGTDITMNGLLDNTMDIQNDRSNETVILKDLPSNILNTSFELDAIASIMFTSGTTGPQKAVPQTFRNHYASAIGCKESLGFDHDTIWLSVLPIYHISGLSVLLRAVIEGFTVRIVDKFNAEQILKMIKNECITHISLVPQTLNWLIQQGLHEPYDLQKILLGGAKLSATMIETALQYNLPIYNSFGMTETCSQFLTATPQMLHERPDTVGMPSANVDVKIKNPNKEGHGELLIKGDNVMNGYLYPTDLTDTFENGYFNTGDIAEIDHEGFVMIYDRRKDLIISGGENIYPYQIETVAKQFPGISDAVCVGHPDDTWGQVPKLYYISENDIAESPLIAYLSQHLAKYKVPKYFEKVDTLPYTSTGKLQRNKLNRG; translated from the coding sequence ATGGATTTTGGGTTATATAAACAAGCAAAACAAAATGGCCAACATATTGCAATTACTGATGGTCAAGTTTCCTACACCTATCGAGATTTATATCTTAAGGCGTATCATGTGGCTAACAAACTTAGAACTTATCAACAATCGCGTGTAGGACTATACATAGATAATTCGATTCAATCTGTCATTTTAATTCATGCATGTTGGTTAGCGAATATTGAAATTGCGATGATTAATACAAGATTGACGCCAAATGAGATGACGAATCAGATGAGGTCGATTGATGTGAAATTGATTTTTTGTACCTTGCCATTGAATTTGGAAGGATTTCAAATTGTATCGTTGGATGATATTGAATTCCCTGGAACGGATATTACAATGAACGGTTTGTTGGATAACACAATGGATATCCAAAATGATAGATCGAACGAAACAGTCATTCTGAAAGATTTGCCGTCCAACATATTAAATACATCATTTGAGCTTGATGCTATTGCATCAATCATGTTTACATCAGGGACAACTGGCCCTCAAAAAGCGGTGCCACAAACGTTTCGTAATCATTATGCCAGTGCAATCGGATGTAAAGAAAGTTTGGGATTTGATCATGACACAATATGGCTATCTGTATTGCCCATTTACCATATTTCAGGTCTCAGTGTACTGTTAAGAGCTGTTATTGAAGGATTTACGGTGCGCATTGTTGATAAATTCAATGCCGAACAAATTTTAAAAATGATTAAAAATGAATGCATAACGCACATTTCGCTTGTGCCACAAACATTGAACTGGCTTATCCAACAAGGTTTACATGAACCTTATGATTTACAAAAAATATTACTCGGCGGTGCTAAATTATCTGCCACTATGATAGAGACGGCATTACAATATAACCTGCCAATTTATAATTCATTTGGTATGACGGAGACATGTTCGCAATTTTTAACTGCGACACCACAAATGTTGCATGAACGTCCTGATACCGTTGGCATGCCAAGTGCCAATGTTGATGTAAAAATTAAAAATCCAAATAAAGAAGGTCATGGAGAATTATTAATTAAAGGTGACAATGTGATGAATGGATATTTGTATCCAACAGATTTAACAGATACGTTTGAAAATGGTTATTTTAATACAGGTGACATTGCAGAAATTGATCATGAAGGTTTTGTCATGATTTATGATCGTCGTAAAGATTTAATTATTAGTGGCGGTGAAAATATTTATCCATATCAAATTGAAACTGTAGCGAAACAATTTCCAGGTATCAGTGACGCAGTATGTGTAGGGCATCCTGATGATACATGGGGACAAGTGCCCAAATTATATTATATAAGTGAAAATGACATTGCTGAGTCACCATTGATTGCATATTTATCGCAGCATTTAGCGAAATATAAAGTTCCAAAATACTTTGAAAAGGTTGATACGTTGCCATATACATCGACTGGTAAATTACAAAGAAATAAGTTGAATAGAGGGTGA